One window of Nymphaea colorata isolate Beijing-Zhang1983 chromosome 11, ASM883128v2, whole genome shotgun sequence genomic DNA carries:
- the LOC116263677 gene encoding probable disease resistance protein At4g27220, which produces MLRHFSLKNRKKDSKNRDTNNEESQDSELGLNAKLILCFLNPAIQKIGVWGMAGTGKTLNVTTALGTLNELKNKIFDFILFFTVKDGLRTLRNDLMRELGVIKVDSEDDDMKAAALLYRRLRGKKFLLVLDDLWETISLEELGVPETTEENGCKLLVITRNRKLCDRMGTQVDIRVPGFTEEDAWTYICEAAGDVVKQPSIEPIAKRVAKECDCMPLALKATMEAMAGRSDEVSWLRMLGDWMHFRPSRRIFEKLFLRLKLSYDHLESELLRKCFLACSFYAEKQEVNVIELIHWWIYEGYIDLTEEMALLEAYEKGAHLIADLRDASMIQVRDGGLIKFNDVMRDLALIIKSKEFIKKIDQKLLEAPDREAWEEAEMISLKENQITSLEQNPNCPNLTCLHLCSNHQLRKISPEFFEQMPELRFLDLSWTGIDSLPRSISHLVKLRLLDLDFCRSLRNITGVGALKQLITLDLSATPIEELPVEIGELTQLRRLHMFATVHLKRVASGILPRLCFLEILKMGGSSYAWQSEGLVGEASLQELLGLRRLDDLALVVRSVTDFEFFDQSTSLQSWKDDVTIECRILETSTTMKFEGKFNKWESEFEEEDMVAKILAAASSMVDKYEGFFDKA; this is translated from the coding sequence ATGTTACGCCATTTTAGCCTAAAGAACAGGAAAAAGGATTCAAAAAATCGTGACACCAATAACGAAGAATCACAGGACAGTGAGCTTGGCCTCAACGCAAAATTGATTCTATGCTTCTTAAACCCGGCAATTCAAAAGATTGGAGTCTGGGGCATGGCTGGAACAGGCAAAACCTTGAATGTCACGACGGCACTGGGAACTTtaaatgaattgaaaaataaaatatttgattttatcctCTTCTTCACCGTCAAAGACGGCTTGAGAACTCTGAGAAATGATTTGATGAGGGAACTAGGCGTTATTAAGGTTGATAGTGAAGATGATGACATGAAAGCTGCGGCCTTGTTGTACAGGAGGCTGAGAGGGAAGAAGTTCCTTCTCGTCTTAGATGACTTGTGGGAAACAATCAGTTTAGAAGAGCTGGGAGTTCCTGAAACCACCGAAGAAAATGGCTGCAAGCTCTTGGTGATCACTCGAAACCGCAAACTGTGTGACCGTATGGGCACTCAGGTTGATATCAGGGTGCCTGGTTTTACTGAGGAAGATGCATGGACCTACATCTGTGAAGCAGCCGGCGACGTCGTGAAGCAGCCATCAATCGAGCCCATAGCTAAACGAGTTGCAAAAGAATGTGATTGCATGCCTCTTGCACTTAAAGCGACAATGGAGGCTATGGCGGGCAGAAGCGATGAGGTTTCTTGGCTGAGAATGTTGGGTGATTGGATGCACTTCAGGCCTTCAAGGCGAATCTTCGAAAAGTTGTTCCTGCGTTTGAAGTTGAGTTACGATCACTTGGAAAGTGAACTCCTAAGAAAATGCTTCTTAGCTTGTTCTTTCTATGCAGAAAAACAGGAGGTCAATGTGATAGAACTGATACACTGGTGGATTTATGAAGGCTACATTGACCTTACAGAGGAAATGGCATTGTTGGAGGCTTATGAGAAGGGGGCTCATCTGATAGCAGATCTAAGAGATGCAAGTATGATCCAAGTTCGTGATGGAGGCCTTATTAAATTCAATGATGTGATGAGGGACCTAGCTCTAATTATCAAATCCAAAGAGTTCATAAAGAAGATCGATCAAAAGCTACTCGAAGCACCAGACAGAGAAGCATGGGAAGAAGCAGAGATGATATCactaaaagaaaaccaaataacAAGCCTTGAGCAGAACCCAAACTGTCCCAATCTCACTTGCCTGCACCTCTGTAGCAACCATCAGCTGAGAAAGATCTCCCCAGAGTTTTTTGAGCAAATGCCGGAACTTCGCTTTCTAGATTTGTCATGGACAGGAATTGATTCTCTGCCAAGATCAATCTCTCATCTTGTGAAGCTTCGGTTGCTTGATTTGGACTTCTGCAGGTCCTTGAGAAACATAACAGGTGTAGGGGCTCTCAAGCAACTGATCACTCTTGATCTCTCAGCCACCCCAATAGAAGAGCTACCAGTGGAAATTGGTGAACTGACTCAGCTGAGGCGCCTGCACATGTTTGCCACTGTGCATCTCAAGAGAGTTGCTAGTGGGATCTTGCCCAGACTCTGTTTTCTGGAAATCCTCAAGATGGGAGGCAGTTCCTATGCTTGGCAAAGCGAGGGCCTGGTCGGTGAAGCCAGCTTGCAGGAGCTGTTGGGCTTGAGACGCTTAGATGATTTAGCACTTGTAGTGAGAAGTGTTactgattttgaattctttgaCCAAAGTACATCTCTACAGTCATGGAAAGATGACGTTACCATAGAGTGCAGAATCTTAGAGACGTCGACGACTATGAAGTTTGAAGGCAAATTCAACAAGTGGGAGAGCGAATTTGAGGAAGAAGACATGGTTGCCAAGATCCTAGCCGCTGCATCATCGATGGTGGATAAGTATGAAGGGTTCTTTGACAAAGCTTAA